In Verrucomicrobiota bacterium, the genomic window CAGTTATCGTTAATGGCTCCGGCAAGCTCGAGCTCAACGCCTTCTGAAATAAACGACTCGGTGGCAGAAAGTCCTTTAATGCTTTCAATGGTGGAGCCTGAAGGTCCTAACTGAATGTTGTACACTTTCCAGAGTTCCGGAGGAATGATGCTTTCAATGGCGTCGTATACTTCCTGGTAACTGTTGAACTTACTGGTGGCCTGCTCAATGGGAAATCCCGACAATTCAGCATCGGTGTGCCAGAATCCGCCCATGATACCAATCCAGTAACTCGCCCCGCCGCTGGCACCTCCGACGTCTGCTGTGGAGTAATCGCTGGTGGTCTCATACCAGTTCAAACGAGCCGAAAGTCTGCGATCCAGGAACTCGAAGGTGACTCCGTATTCCTCTGTCGTACCTGTTGGATTAGGTAGTACGGTATTGAGCGCATCGCGGCGCACACCACTGGGAGCAAAATTTTCCGATTCATTGTAGTGGAAACTGATTTCCGTGCCGCCAGGCAATTCAAACGGCATGTGAGCCAAAATGCTTTTTGTGATAGTTTCCCCTTCAACCGAAAGACTGGGTTTGTCCCCCAGAATCAGCGAAGCTTCATCCACCTCACCATTCGGAAGACGAACGGTAGTCGGGCTGGCCAACTCGAAGTTGTCTGACTTGTCTTTACGCCAGCCGAGCAGCCCTACGATGTTTCCATCCCAGAAGTAGCTTTGCCAGCTCACAGCCTGTGACTCAATATTTTGCATGGTGCGGTTTCCGATCCAAAGTGTATCTTCAATCTGGAAGTCATCAATAAATCCGATCTGGCCATCGGCGTTTGTTATCAGTTGCGGCGTCCGTGGAATGTTGTAACTCATCCGATAGACTTCGCCCGCCATAGGAGTCGGCGAGGTGACTGCCTGGGTAAAACGAACATCACTGAAACTCTGGATGGAAGAATCCAGCAAAGAATCGGTCAGGTAGTAAACACCAGGCACAAAAATACGACCTTGGGTTTTGTTCGCAAATAGGATGTTAGCAACATCGGTGGCAGGAGATGCATCCGTCCAGGTAGAAGCCCGGTCACGGCGGTTGTGTTCAATTTCCTGCTCATTATACAAACCGGTAAAAACATGGCGTCCCAACCAACTGGTCCAACCGTCTCTTTGGGTAAGGTCGAAATCAACAAACGCGGTTGCACGTTTGGCTTCGCGGTCTACCTGGTTGTAGCGACGTGGGCTACCACGAGTTCTGATGGCTACTTTACCTACGTTCGGATTCGCCTCGCCGTTGGAGAGGTGAGAATTCATGTCCACCCACAAGTCAAGTGCGCCCCCATTGCCAGCGGTATCCTGGTCGAAAGGGAGTTTCGCGTAATTGTTGTGCCTCTGTTTGTCATAGGCCAATTCGATACCGGCCTTGCCATTGAAGAAGGATTGTTCCAAGGCCAGGTTATTGGCACTAAACTCCTGATTCGTATGATTAAGATTTCCAAAGAGACTCAATTTGCGGTTATCCAGAACTTGAGTGTCGTTGATGGTGGAACCTCTGAATCCCGGAAGCGTGCCGGTGTTAACCAAAGAACGCGAACCAATCGTGTCGTAACGAACCCGGCCACCACTGGTGGCAGGTCTCCAGATAACCCGGCCCATAACACCGGCTATATTAGAATTACTGGCCAAACCGACGCTGGCAACCTGGGAGGTCGGTGTTTGGTAAACGATTGGAAGCTGGATAGAAAGGTAATCACCCACTGGCGCTGGGTAACTGGCAAAGGGGCGACCCTTGCTAGAATCCACGATCAACTTGGGAGACCAGGTTCCATTGTCGATATAGGCTGGTAAAGTGGTACCTGTAATTGCCTGGTAAGTCCCGCGATCAGGCAAAGAAAACCAGTTGGAAATACCTTCTACTGGAGGAAGAATGCTGGGTGGAGATCCATCGATCTCGCCGTCTTCGAAATTGCCGCGCAGTATGGTCCGGCCAAACACATCGGAATTCTCGTTTTTGGCCAGCGTCGCTTCAAAGGCGATGTAGAAGCGTTGATCATCTTCATAGGTCGGACGTTGCTGGTAGTTCGTGGTCTCGTTTAAAAAGGCAATGCGGACGGCAACGCGGTCTTCGATGATCACCTGGTTCACATCCAAAGTCTCGCGGTGACTGCTTCTCTCACCAATACGAACTCCAATAGACCCAAAGCTCTCACTCAGAGTGGCCAGCCTTAATCCATTGTTAATAATACCCCCCGGAGTCCCGATACCGAATAAAAGAGAATTCGGTCCGCGGTTAATCGTTACACGGTCGGTGTTATAATCATCGAAAGGAATGTCGGTTAAAAAATAACCGCGGGTAAGAGTCGCCTGGGCAAGTCCGCGGACACGCTGCGAATCCTGGGGACTTCTCTGTTGCGCGGATGGATTGGCCCTATCTCCGGAAAAATCCGGATTACCAAAGTTTCCCTGAGGACCACTCACCTCGGTGTTTGTCGAGTAGGCCAATACGGTGCCTGCATCTGTAGCCCCGGTATCGTCAAAAATCTCCCGGGTAAGGACCGTTATGGCGGAC contains:
- a CDS encoding TonB-dependent receptor plug domain-containing protein, whose protein sequence is MQTKPFYRLSCAFLACALLGTQIHAQQESEEEELYELSPFTVQGEDSQGYSATSTLAGTRIKTSLRDVGSAITVLTREIFDDTGATDAGTVLAYSTNTEVSGPQGNFGNPDFSGDRANPSAQQRSPQDSQRVRGLAQATLTRGYFLTDIPFDDYNTDRVTINRGPNSLLFGIGTPGGIINNGLRLATLSESFGSIGVRIGERSSHRETLDVNQVIIEDRVAVRIAFLNETTNYQQRPTYEDDQRFYIAFEATLAKNENSDVFGRTILRGNFEDGEIDGSPPSILPPVEGISNWFSLPDRGTYQAITGTTLPAYIDNGTWSPKLIVDSSKGRPFASYPAPVGDYLSIQLPIVYQTPTSQVASVGLASNSNIAGVMGRVIWRPATSGGRVRYDTIGSRSLVNTGTLPGFRGSTINDTQVLDNRKLSLFGNLNHTNQEFSANNLALEQSFFNGKAGIELAYDKQRHNNYAKLPFDQDTAGNGGALDLWVDMNSHLSNGEANPNVGKVAIRTRGSPRRYNQVDREAKRATAFVDFDLTQRDGWTSWLGRHVFTGLYNEQEIEHNRRDRASTWTDASPATDVANILFANKTQGRIFVPGVYYLTDSLLDSSIQSFSDVRFTQAVTSPTPMAGEVYRMSYNIPRTPQLITNADGQIGFIDDFQIEDTLWIGNRTMQNIESQAVSWQSYFWDGNIVGLLGWRKDKSDNFELASPTTVRLPNGEVDEASLILGDKPSLSVEGETITKSILAHMPFELPGGTEISFHYNESENFAPSGVRRDALNTVLPNPTGTTEEYGVTFEFLDRRLSARLNWYETTSDYSTADVGGASGGASYWIGIMGGFWHTDAELSGFPIEQATSKFNSYQEVYDAIESIIPPELWKVYNIQLGPSGSTIESIKGLSATESFISEGVELELAGAINDNWNVFLNISKQESTRSNIANAAFELAQTIAEKAKAANLWDLKQSPSVGDAVTGGVAFTNNTLIPLAGAKTRENTVALEQRKWRANLITTYNFNDRGDWLSGIGLGGALRWQDAAATGYELDINSDGLQVPDLNNPFFGPAELNGDLWVNYRCKLMDGKIDWKIQLNIRNLIGDQDMVPVVTNPDGIVAVTRNPPSKEVFLSNTFSF